A single window of Metallosphaera hakonensis JCM 8857 = DSM 7519 DNA harbors:
- a CDS encoding NAD(P)-dependent malic enzyme, with amino-acid sequence MDPVEVTLLYQGKLQILPKVPVKSYEDFSVIYTPGVAQVVQEIVKDKEKSFQLTSRWNTVAIVTDGTRVLGLGNVGPEASLPVMEGKALLFKYLGGVDAFPLPISVKDPDSFINIVSALEPSFGGINLEDVESPKCFYILERLQERVNIPVWHDDQQGTAGAILAALINAMKLTGKGLDSKIVVFGAGAANIASVRLLRSYGFDPKRMIVIDREGVLHAERRDLDSMMFNNRWKYEVAVTTNGLNVTTVDDAFKDADILIAASMPGPNVIQKRWIRSMKEPVVFALANPIPEIYPQDAIDAGAKVVATGRSDFPNQVNNSLIFPGVFRGVLDSRSTKVDDEMVIAGAEALAEFARRKGISSNYIVPRMDEQEAYYELASAVAEKAVERGYARVKLAREDFRLMAKGRIEESRKRIRAVQSEG; translated from the coding sequence ATGGATCCGGTAGAAGTCACACTTTTGTATCAGGGGAAACTTCAAATTCTCCCCAAGGTTCCTGTGAAGTCCTACGAGGACTTTTCAGTGATTTATACCCCAGGGGTAGCTCAGGTTGTTCAGGAGATAGTCAAGGATAAGGAGAAGAGTTTCCAACTCACCAGTAGATGGAACACAGTAGCAATAGTTACAGATGGCACAAGGGTCCTAGGACTGGGCAATGTTGGTCCAGAGGCCTCTCTTCCAGTAATGGAAGGAAAGGCGCTTCTCTTTAAGTATCTGGGCGGAGTCGATGCTTTTCCCTTGCCCATCTCAGTTAAGGATCCCGATTCCTTCATTAACATCGTCTCTGCCTTGGAGCCTTCCTTCGGTGGGATAAACCTGGAGGACGTGGAGAGCCCCAAGTGCTTCTATATTCTGGAGAGGTTGCAGGAGAGGGTGAACATACCCGTATGGCACGATGATCAGCAGGGAACAGCTGGGGCGATCCTAGCAGCTCTAATAAATGCCATGAAACTTACAGGGAAAGGGCTGGACAGCAAAATAGTTGTCTTTGGCGCTGGAGCTGCCAACATAGCGTCCGTTAGGTTGCTTAGGTCCTATGGGTTCGATCCCAAAAGGATGATCGTGATAGATAGGGAGGGAGTTCTCCATGCTGAGAGGAGGGACCTAGATTCCATGATGTTTAATAACAGGTGGAAGTACGAAGTTGCTGTGACAACGAACGGGTTAAACGTAACCACCGTGGACGACGCGTTTAAGGATGCCGATATCTTAATTGCAGCATCAATGCCTGGTCCCAACGTGATTCAGAAGAGGTGGATAAGGAGCATGAAGGAGCCCGTAGTGTTTGCACTGGCTAATCCGATTCCAGAGATTTACCCTCAAGATGCCATAGATGCAGGGGCGAAGGTAGTGGCTACGGGTAGGAGCGATTTTCCAAACCAGGTTAATAACTCCCTGATTTTCCCAGGGGTTTTCAGGGGCGTTCTGGACAGTAGGTCCACCAAGGTAGACGATGAGATGGTAATTGCAGGGGCAGAGGCTCTAGCAGAGTTCGCCAGGAGGAAGGGAATATCCTCCAATTACATCGTTCCGAGAATGGATGAACAGGAGGCTTACTACGAACTCGCGTCTGCGGTGGCGGAGAAGGCCGTAGAGAGGGGTTACGCTAGAGTAAAACTTGCGAGGGAGGATTTCAGGTTAATGGCAAAGGGGAGAATCGAGGAATCCAGGAAGAGGATAAGGGCGGTCCAAAGTGAAGGTTAG
- a CDS encoding GNAT family N-acetyltransferase, which produces MKVRMAEPKDVDVIAEMFGRMYSLNSEFDPLLQVHDEVEERLRKRLMEELNNRDALIAVAEDEDKVVGAVRVRLETREFYVPEKMAIIEEIYVMPAFRRKGIGEKLVDYVTSELAKRGARSIMARFPAKNVIAVSFYTKRGFREIHYEFIKKI; this is translated from the coding sequence GTGAAGGTTAGAATGGCCGAACCCAAGGACGTTGATGTCATAGCCGAAATGTTCGGAAGGATGTATAGTCTTAACTCTGAGTTCGATCCGCTCCTTCAGGTCCACGACGAGGTTGAGGAGAGACTTAGGAAAAGGTTGATGGAGGAGCTCAATAATAGAGACGCTTTGATCGCCGTTGCTGAAGATGAGGATAAGGTAGTCGGTGCAGTGAGGGTAAGGTTAGAGACGAGGGAATTCTATGTTCCAGAAAAGATGGCCATTATAGAGGAGATATACGTTATGCCCGCCTTCAGACGTAAAGGGATAGGCGAGAAACTGGTGGACTACGTTACATCTGAACTAGCCAAACGTGGAGCTAGATCCATAATGGCCAGGTTCCCTGCAAAGAACGTGATAGCGGTTTCCTTCTATACAAAGAGAGGTTTCAGGGAAATTCACTATGAGTTCATAAAGAAGATTTAA
- a CDS encoding iron-containing alcohol dehydrogenase, whose amino-acid sequence MKSLNLRDALIVTTRSLLNSPLIDEIKKLTGNPMVMRGPSQHTPKEELDELMNRIEGKSVISVGGGSVIDSIKISFPRLHVAIPTTLSGAEHTSVAGYTEGGLKVSVNVKPPDVVILDPWVLSFTPKSLLVTTSFRALDHAIEANYSVKATPFTDALALKGYEYLVDCLENENFGLCQIGSWLSSLSFQYAGRGLSHVFGYVFGPAFGIPHGVTSCISLVQAIKFNGIFKIPNVVESLEGILRKYDITEKLSKYTTLENALKYAKVFADLTNKSENPKKITIEDAENFIKSVY is encoded by the coding sequence TTGAAAAGTTTAAACTTAAGGGATGCCCTGATTGTGACCACAAGGAGTTTATTGAACTCACCACTGATAGATGAGATCAAGAAGTTGACTGGAAACCCTATGGTGATGAGAGGTCCGTCCCAGCATACGCCAAAGGAAGAACTCGATGAACTAATGAACAGAATCGAAGGGAAATCCGTGATCTCAGTGGGAGGAGGTAGCGTAATTGATTCCATCAAAATATCATTTCCAAGATTACACGTTGCTATACCCACAACGCTTTCCGGAGCGGAGCATACGTCAGTGGCAGGTTACACTGAGGGAGGTCTCAAGGTCTCGGTTAACGTCAAACCACCTGACGTGGTAATACTTGACCCTTGGGTCCTCTCATTTACACCTAAATCCCTCTTGGTCACCACTTCCTTTAGGGCGCTAGATCACGCAATTGAGGCTAACTACTCTGTTAAGGCCACTCCATTTACTGACGCATTAGCCTTAAAGGGTTACGAGTACCTAGTGGATTGTTTAGAAAACGAGAACTTTGGGCTATGTCAGATAGGCTCTTGGCTCTCATCCCTGTCGTTCCAATATGCAGGGAGAGGCTTGAGTCACGTGTTCGGTTACGTTTTTGGGCCGGCGTTCGGTATTCCCCATGGAGTAACTTCCTGTATATCCCTTGTTCAGGCCATAAAGTTCAATGGAATTTTCAAGATACCTAACGTTGTGGAGTCTCTTGAAGGAATTCTCAGAAAATATGATATCACGGAGAAACTTTCCAAATACACCACGCTAGAGAATGCCCTTAAGTACGCAAAAGTCTTTGCAGATCTCACAAACAAGTCCGAGAACCCTAAGAAGATAACCATTGAGGACGCTGAAAATTTCATCAAATCCGTTTATTGA
- a CDS encoding DMT family transporter, whose protein sequence is MSSTLLRGLKWLGPLAIVWGLTYPLTKIVSEDVSPLMITAVRFGVGAIFFLGLSKFKISVGRKQFVTAILNFTIFLICLNVGTSISSNPGLAAVMIYTQPIFVMIFERILGTKISSRSILGILLGVLGLALSITSASLDLGILIALLGGVSWALGTVYYSRNLAKESVPRLNAFMSLVSLPITLAITPVDYYFVPTPTTIILLVILGILGQSVGYIFWFNALKEMGSIRASAGSLLVPIAAYILSFLTLGVLPSLLEAIGSVITLIGVYLTVTSRR, encoded by the coding sequence ATGTCCAGTACTCTCCTGAGAGGCTTAAAATGGCTTGGGCCCCTTGCCATTGTCTGGGGGCTAACATATCCTTTAACGAAAATAGTCTCTGAAGATGTTTCACCCCTGATGATAACGGCAGTTAGATTTGGTGTAGGAGCGATTTTCTTCCTTGGTCTGTCTAAATTCAAAATATCAGTGGGAAGAAAACAGTTCGTCACAGCGATATTGAACTTCACCATTTTCCTTATCTGCCTCAACGTTGGAACATCGATTTCATCTAACCCAGGCCTAGCTGCGGTGATGATATATACGCAACCCATCTTCGTTATGATCTTTGAAAGGATCTTGGGGACCAAGATCTCTTCCAGATCTATTCTAGGAATACTCCTGGGTGTACTGGGTTTGGCCCTCTCCATTACCTCCGCGAGTCTCGACTTGGGTATATTAATAGCATTGCTTGGTGGAGTGAGCTGGGCCCTGGGAACGGTGTATTATTCAAGGAACCTAGCAAAGGAGAGCGTTCCTAGACTTAACGCTTTCATGAGTCTAGTATCACTCCCCATAACTTTGGCCATAACCCCCGTTGATTACTATTTCGTTCCTACGCCTACCACGATAATCCTCCTTGTTATTCTGGGCATTTTGGGCCAGTCTGTGGGATATATCTTTTGGTTTAATGCACTAAAGGAAATGGGTAGTATTAGGGCATCCGCAGGTTCCCTTCTAGTCCCCATTGCAGCATATATTTTGAGCTTCCTAACGCTAGGAGTTCTTCCAAGTCTCCTAGAAGCCATAGGCTCGGTTATAACGCTGATTGGAGTATATTTGACTGTGACCAGTAGGAGATGA
- a CDS encoding malate synthase gives MIDGVKVEIDPLVKEKYGILFGNKNVNGRIVNVEELIGKLTLELRDEIGRVLLERRKLLDSRKRVEEKYSFPPMDERYVHPITGEVRTFREILQGLIDNFLDRDSPLRWKLNENLPVPKEVEPSSRPGLEITGPWNPLDMAIKQINADVSATMGPDDEDAAPPDYIPYGSQEREIGLYLSRVNEHKILSGEVTEIEIQKKGDLRRYEIKKPVQQWPTSIHRVPGIHLLDFHLKVNGVPAPSIIVDYVIHAVNDFEPLRRRGSLIYFYQPKVQSPEEASVIAKILWGIERALGAEKPGTLIKIKALYEEANAGRYLPIIMWMWRFWLIGLNVGRWDYTASLIEMWNEKVLPDPQNGPLMGMTAKHMMAYQRYNAVLNVMAGGSPIGGMNAVMLYAENDPYGRAKHNPVTLRSMWLDKMRERLVGLLFVPEGEVERVTLEDVLSGKVKGKLYDSYRQSWVASPDERYVFAGNLPLRTPLEKLQEMLDAPVEWEEIDGKPVAPKVKSGLTESERKLFASLGLVDQRGKITPFIIRKDLDPEKLLEIGGDLWRSLYNIPEGEVTVENIQHAFYMAANYGFQILNGNLAAAIDDYVLFPGRVVRFMNDLATYRIFVTWLWTVVQHEAVITKDGWLKGPKLTEDGVIPAEPKISIKAGTKFDRELFLKMWELHDQWTRAFFEEYDRLTAIRIVASITAEKRGDNVDRIVQSLVRGETKVLGEFSNLYELIPKIREIVSKVYGEYPSYKSELTIEEGSSRIAQIIGNKELVTKVLTVMRPRFDRSKAPIIMDILRRQMLCPNLIQHSGRVLFLIADKGDEEREAMLEAIYYQDRQGRPLFRDGMGRPSRVLLEKAVNEGKIPRYALDAHDYVYDFPITRT, from the coding sequence ATGATAGATGGGGTCAAGGTTGAAATAGACCCTCTCGTGAAGGAGAAGTACGGAATCTTATTTGGAAATAAGAACGTCAACGGGAGAATCGTGAACGTTGAGGAGCTAATTGGGAAATTAACCCTAGAACTTAGGGACGAAATAGGGAGAGTCCTTCTGGAGAGAAGGAAACTCCTGGACTCAAGGAAACGGGTAGAGGAGAAGTATTCCTTTCCCCCTATGGATGAAAGATATGTTCATCCCATCACGGGCGAGGTCAGAACGTTTAGGGAAATATTGCAAGGTCTAATAGATAACTTCCTGGATCGTGACTCCCCTCTGAGATGGAAATTGAACGAGAACCTTCCAGTTCCCAAGGAGGTGGAACCATCGTCGAGACCTGGACTTGAGATCACGGGACCGTGGAATCCACTGGATATGGCAATAAAACAGATTAACGCCGACGTGTCTGCCACCATGGGACCTGACGATGAGGACGCGGCCCCGCCCGATTATATACCCTATGGTTCGCAGGAGAGGGAAATCGGCCTATACTTATCGAGGGTAAATGAACATAAGATCTTATCTGGAGAGGTAACCGAGATTGAGATCCAGAAGAAGGGAGACCTAAGAAGATATGAGATTAAGAAACCAGTTCAGCAATGGCCCACTAGTATCCATAGGGTTCCCGGGATCCATCTCCTCGATTTCCATTTGAAAGTTAACGGTGTCCCTGCCCCAAGTATAATTGTGGATTACGTGATTCATGCAGTGAACGACTTCGAACCCTTGAGGAGGAGGGGATCGCTAATCTACTTCTATCAACCTAAGGTTCAATCGCCTGAGGAGGCGTCGGTGATAGCTAAGATTTTATGGGGAATTGAGAGGGCCCTAGGAGCGGAGAAACCTGGAACCTTAATAAAAATTAAGGCTCTCTACGAGGAGGCTAACGCTGGGAGGTACCTCCCAATCATAATGTGGATGTGGCGTTTCTGGTTAATTGGGCTTAACGTTGGGAGATGGGACTATACTGCTAGCTTGATTGAGATGTGGAACGAAAAGGTACTTCCAGATCCCCAGAACGGTCCGCTCATGGGAATGACAGCCAAACATATGATGGCATACCAGAGGTATAACGCCGTGCTTAACGTCATGGCCGGGGGATCTCCCATTGGCGGGATGAACGCAGTTATGCTCTATGCTGAGAACGATCCCTACGGAAGAGCTAAGCATAACCCCGTAACCTTGAGATCCATGTGGTTGGATAAGATGAGGGAGAGGTTGGTGGGATTGTTGTTTGTCCCTGAGGGAGAAGTGGAGAGGGTTACCCTTGAGGACGTCCTTTCGGGGAAGGTAAAGGGTAAACTCTACGACTCTTACAGGCAAAGCTGGGTCGCATCCCCAGATGAGAGGTATGTATTTGCAGGCAATTTGCCCCTAAGGACGCCTCTGGAGAAGCTTCAGGAAATGCTTGATGCCCCTGTGGAATGGGAAGAGATAGATGGAAAGCCGGTTGCCCCCAAGGTCAAAAGCGGTCTAACCGAGTCGGAGAGAAAGCTGTTTGCCTCGCTGGGATTAGTGGATCAGAGAGGGAAGATAACTCCCTTCATAATCCGAAAGGATTTGGACCCAGAGAAACTTCTTGAAATCGGAGGGGATCTGTGGAGATCGCTCTACAATATACCTGAGGGAGAAGTTACCGTTGAGAACATACAACACGCCTTCTACATGGCCGCAAACTACGGGTTCCAGATCCTCAATGGGAACTTGGCAGCGGCCATTGACGATTACGTTCTGTTTCCTGGGAGAGTAGTCAGGTTCATGAACGATCTAGCGACCTATAGGATCTTCGTCACTTGGTTGTGGACCGTGGTTCAGCACGAGGCTGTGATCACTAAGGACGGTTGGCTTAAGGGACCAAAGCTAACTGAGGACGGAGTGATTCCCGCCGAGCCCAAGATAAGCATTAAGGCCGGCACCAAGTTCGATAGGGAACTCTTCCTAAAGATGTGGGAGTTGCACGATCAATGGACGAGGGCCTTCTTCGAGGAGTACGACAGACTGACTGCCATAAGGATAGTTGCGTCCATCACAGCTGAGAAGAGAGGAGATAACGTTGATAGGATTGTTCAGTCCCTGGTCAGAGGAGAGACTAAGGTCCTGGGAGAGTTCTCTAACCTTTACGAGCTTATTCCGAAGATTAGGGAGATTGTGTCTAAGGTTTACGGAGAATACCCAAGTTACAAGAGCGAACTCACCATAGAGGAGGGATCATCTAGGATCGCCCAGATAATTGGGAACAAGGAACTGGTGACCAAGGTGCTGACGGTCATGAGACCCAGGTTTGATAGATCAAAGGCCCCAATAATCATGGACATCCTAAGAAGACAAATGTTGTGTCCAAACCTAATTCAACATAGTGGGAGAGTGCTCTTCCTAATAGCAGATAAGGGCGATGAGGAAAGGGAGGCCATGTTGGAGGCAATATACTATCAAGATCGACAGGGCAGACCTCTATTCCGTGATGGTATGGGCAGGCCTTCGAGAGTCTTACTGGAGAAAGCCGTAAACGAGGGAAAAATCCCCAGGTATGCCCTTGATGCTCACGATTACGTCTACGACTTCCCTATAACGAGAACTTAG
- a CDS encoding L-lactate permease gives MYIQQLNPTGNVGFTIFLSLIPLIVLFLLLIVFRLTAWLASIIGAVVGILDAVAVWKTPPGLALTSFLIGALTGTWAISWIVFWGLTFYNTLVLTGKYEAFKQWVLRNATGDVRIQAILLAWSFGALFEGLVGFGYPWALVSPVLIGIGFEELTALKVTAIANNAPVSYGALGTPIIILSAVTGLPLLFISSSVAKIVAILAFLPPFLLAFIVDRWRGIRDVWPFALLASISYIIGQYPMASFVGPYLPDITGSMISFIVLLAFLKVWRPRRTITNDKVQIERKNVQGIGRFWLAILAVVIVVTLWTGPWSPLTKLNIATLSLHAYSQLYHKTVAVSFAFNPAVAGTSIMAAWLVSLPILGAKPSTVKEALTRSFHQYWGGILTGVFVVGLALVFNYSGMAYSLAWKAADLSALFIIVSPIFGWIGCALSGSNTSTNALFGAFQVAVAKVSGLPIGLTPSLNSVGAEVAKPVAPQTLSAGVSTTSYVRKEGVVARNNLPWTILLLVYLILIGVLYYLLAPGLFMS, from the coding sequence GTGTATATACAACAGTTGAATCCCACAGGGAACGTAGGATTCACTATTTTTCTTTCCCTCATACCCCTAATAGTTCTTTTTTTACTCCTCATTGTGTTCAGGCTGACCGCCTGGTTGGCCTCCATAATAGGAGCAGTGGTAGGCATCCTCGATGCAGTTGCGGTCTGGAAGACGCCACCCGGTCTAGCCCTCACTTCCTTCCTTATAGGAGCCCTCACAGGTACCTGGGCGATCTCATGGATAGTGTTCTGGGGACTTACGTTTTATAACACCCTGGTCTTAACTGGTAAGTATGAGGCATTCAAACAGTGGGTCTTGAGGAACGCAACTGGGGACGTAAGAATTCAGGCAATTCTTCTGGCATGGTCCTTCGGGGCACTCTTTGAGGGGCTAGTGGGATTCGGTTACCCCTGGGCCCTCGTCTCACCAGTTCTCATAGGAATCGGATTCGAGGAATTGACCGCGCTTAAGGTTACTGCCATTGCCAATAATGCACCCGTATCCTACGGAGCCCTGGGTACCCCGATAATCATCTTGTCCGCCGTGACAGGCCTCCCCCTACTCTTCATATCTTCATCGGTTGCTAAAATTGTGGCGATTCTGGCGTTTCTACCGCCTTTCTTGCTCGCGTTCATTGTGGATAGATGGAGGGGTATAAGAGACGTATGGCCTTTCGCATTGCTTGCCTCAATCTCCTACATTATTGGACAGTATCCCATGGCCTCGTTCGTGGGTCCGTATCTCCCTGACATCACAGGATCCATGATCTCCTTCATAGTTCTCCTCGCTTTCCTTAAGGTCTGGAGACCCAGGAGAACCATTACTAATGACAAAGTCCAAATTGAAAGGAAGAATGTACAGGGAATTGGTAGATTCTGGCTAGCCATTCTCGCCGTGGTCATTGTGGTGACGTTATGGACTGGTCCTTGGTCCCCGCTCACTAAACTGAACATCGCCACCCTCTCGCTTCACGCTTACTCTCAACTCTATCATAAGACCGTTGCTGTGTCCTTTGCCTTTAATCCCGCGGTGGCCGGAACCTCAATCATGGCCGCTTGGCTGGTCTCTCTGCCCATACTTGGAGCTAAGCCCTCCACCGTAAAGGAGGCTCTGACTAGGTCATTTCATCAGTACTGGGGAGGAATACTGACAGGAGTGTTCGTTGTGGGACTTGCCCTGGTGTTCAACTACAGTGGGATGGCCTACTCCTTGGCGTGGAAGGCAGCTGATCTGTCAGCGCTTTTCATCATCGTGTCGCCCATATTCGGTTGGATAGGATGTGCACTGTCTGGGAGTAACACCTCCACAAACGCCCTGTTCGGAGCATTTCAGGTTGCAGTGGCGAAAGTCTCAGGACTACCCATTGGCCTTACACCCTCCTTAAACTCTGTGGGAGCGGAGGTTGCCAAACCCGTTGCACCGCAGACCTTAAGCGCGGGGGTATCCACCACAAGTTACGTCAGAAAGGAAGGAGTCGTAGCCAGGAACAACTTGCCGTGGACCATACTTCTCCTTGTGTACTTGATCTTGATAGGAGTTCTCTATTATCTCCTAGCTCCTGGTCTCTTTATGAGTTGA
- a CDS encoding alpha/beta hydrolase, producing the protein MPLDPDVKKILSMIPKLDLNGDLNEIRKVHDSFFGSGNKISMRTRDVVIKVRDGEITGRFYYGGEENSPTLVYYHGGGFVFGSVESYDGLVRLLSKESGMTVLSVGYRLAPEHKYPTPVNDAWDALLWLRENYLKEEKVCVAGDSAGGNLAAVVSQIDRDKGQGIIKCQALIYPAVNMVDNSPSTREYGDGYFLTRDLMYWFGSAYFSSGREAIQPYASPAFGKLENLPPALMITAEYDPLRDQGETYHHMLREAGNESVLVRYMGMIHGFVSFYQWVRAGRDAISQVAGYMRAKMLET; encoded by the coding sequence ATGCCCTTGGATCCCGACGTGAAGAAAATACTTTCCATGATTCCCAAGCTAGATCTCAACGGAGATCTCAATGAAATAAGGAAAGTACATGACTCCTTCTTCGGATCAGGAAATAAGATCTCCATGAGAACTAGGGACGTCGTCATCAAGGTCAGGGACGGGGAGATCACGGGAAGGTTCTATTACGGGGGAGAGGAGAACTCTCCAACCCTTGTATACTACCATGGAGGCGGGTTCGTTTTCGGGAGCGTTGAGAGCTATGATGGTCTGGTGAGGCTTCTATCCAAGGAATCCGGAATGACGGTCCTCTCGGTTGGATATAGGTTAGCCCCTGAACACAAGTACCCAACCCCGGTTAACGATGCGTGGGATGCGCTCCTGTGGTTAAGGGAGAACTACCTTAAGGAGGAGAAGGTCTGCGTAGCTGGGGACAGTGCTGGAGGTAACTTAGCTGCTGTGGTAAGTCAGATCGACAGGGACAAGGGTCAGGGAATCATAAAGTGTCAAGCCCTTATTTACCCTGCAGTGAACATGGTTGACAACTCGCCCTCCACTAGGGAATATGGCGATGGTTACTTTCTTACCAGGGACCTCATGTATTGGTTCGGCTCAGCTTACTTCTCCTCAGGAAGGGAGGCGATCCAGCCTTACGCTTCCCCTGCATTTGGTAAACTCGAGAACCTCCCCCCAGCCTTGATGATCACCGCAGAGTATGACCCATTAAGGGATCAAGGCGAGACATATCATCACATGTTGAGGGAGGCAGGGAACGAGTCTGTGTTAGTAAGGTATATGGGCATGATCCACGGATTCGTTAGCTTCTACCAATGGGTCAGGGCAGGGAGAGACGCCATATCACAGGTAGCAGGGTACATGAGAGCGAAGATGCTCGAGACATGA
- a CDS encoding transposase produces the protein MQGAINSLNELNGSSRSEPQFTGNINRGLGRGNIMEKVLHTEKDVLLKANGVFPWEKFRERLESLYRRKPKWDVILLFKTLLIKYVYDISWNNLEGEIRNSQKFREFLGEKVPPKSTVFLFYKKLHETVKGEEVMWTTLMVELNSALDEVIKRYQEKGFELQVGREKRRVRRVLRDGHVLPGGLPRKEEPPDRAREDLP, from the coding sequence ATGCAGGGAGCAATAAATTCTCTGAACGAGTTGAACGGGTCGTCGAGGTCGGAACCTCAATTCACGGGTAATATTAATAGGGGATTGGGTCGAGGTAATATCATGGAAAAGGTGCTCCATACCGAGAAGGACGTCCTGTTGAAGGCGAATGGGGTTTTCCCGTGGGAGAAGTTCAGGGAGAGGTTGGAGTCGCTCTACCGCAGAAAGCCCAAGTGGGACGTGATCCTGCTCTTCAAGACCCTCCTGATCAAGTACGTCTACGACATATCCTGGAACAACCTGGAGGGGGAGATAAGGAATAGTCAGAAGTTCAGGGAGTTCCTTGGGGAGAAGGTACCTCCCAAGAGCACGGTCTTCCTGTTCTACAAGAAGCTTCATGAGACCGTGAAGGGAGAGGAGGTCATGTGGACCACGCTCATGGTCGAGCTCAACTCGGCCCTCGATGAGGTCATAAAAAGGTACCAAGAGAAGGGCTTCGAACTGCAGGTGGGGAGAGAAAAACGACGAGTACGAAGAGTATTACGTGATGGACACGTTCTTCCGGGAGGCCTACCCAGGAAAGAGGAGCCTCCAGACAGGGCTCGAGAAGATCTCCCTTGA